In one window of Syngnathus scovelli strain Florida chromosome 20, RoL_Ssco_1.2, whole genome shotgun sequence DNA:
- the tulp4a gene encoding tubby-related protein 4a isoform X1, giving the protein MFASVEHGSVLCSDSNILCLSWKGRVPKSEKEKPVCRKRYYEEGWLATGNGRGVVGVTFTSSHCRRDRPTPQRVNFNLRGHNSEVVLVRWNEPFQKLATCDTDGGIFVWIQYEGRWSVELVNDRGAQVSDFTWSHDGTQALISYRDGFVLVGSVSGQRHWSSEINLESQITCGIWTPDDQQVLFGTADGQVIVMDCHGRMLAHILLHESDGIVSMSWNYPNFLVEDSSESDTDSDDYPPQQVRSHKPLLTVSFTSGDISLMNNYDDLSPTLIRTGLKDVVVQWCSQGNLLSVAGMEKTLLSHDPSCTSPTRNAMVKFYNVRGEHIYTLETPAQRPITTLCWGHRDSRLFLACGPALYVVRVEHRIANLQLLCQQVIATAVKEEKDVAKLTMPSRLCSYVTSAFIPTIRQPIPDPNKMLDFVSYPTAGNERLHCTMKRTEDNPEVGGPCYTLYLEYLGGLVPILKGRRISKLRPEFVIMDPKTDGKTDEIYGNSLISAMIDSCNCSDSSDIELSDDWVGKKSPKISRGSKSPKLPRDLVCPFTNRINIDPRKSPKLSRTAQEVSRSPRLPIRKPSIGSPSLTRREFPLDDITQQNYLAQVTSNIWGTKFKIVGLAAFLPTNLGAVIYKTSLLHLQPRQMTIYLPEVRKISMEYINLPVFSPNVFSEDEDDLPVSGPAGGTDDNPPCTVNIPIAPIHSPAQAMSPAQSIGLVQSLLANQNVQLDVLSNPTATSPGAAASASATSDQSQDAALTAHYTVPTRYSSPGQVIFGGLDMSRLTVGASQSHHQQQQLHQLQQQQHQQQLQQQQQQQMLQQQQQHQQLLQQQQQQLQQQLQQMQQQQQQQKLQQQQMLQMQQQQQQQQQQQQQQQQQQQQQQQQQQQQQQQQQQQQQQQQQQQQQQQQQQQQQQQQLHIQIPVSSMSSAQTSVLPTGALQIQIPHPPPDLVERGAAGEHETLLKIKTTRSGPQLAEADTVVFSAPLELSKMNPPPPYPGTVPSSMSASGVPSNALSGTIGNSPGTPPPGDLSAKKADIQLYPPSQHQGQYPTPLGYERITTFDSSGNVEEVCRPRTRLVCNQNVYSLQGPGSSATLRVTSSASSSAEGKKIQLPYSSATLNRLTAPRYSIPSGDPPPYPDPANQSSGRNPGQKLDSSLIHATLRRNSREATLKVSQMMEPPRPLPPKTKNNSALAASYQQRVQTALYTCSQCSSGSSVGVTAPGSANGIAGGTIIRQDFPPGNGAPHSTVIVHSNSGTPLGSQSSYSLLSSLEGPGPTALGASSGRERVDYVNSAFTEDETLNQSLRHLALGGNDASGLLFKRPPPYQWDPAATEEVWVPQERGAMLNPAGHPLPHKPPPLILSPAQHLDVSRLPYMLSPRSPTTPGAGSFQAGYQISLQYPQVAAYPAVLTSPRPCSSSKEVGGPVSLSQQDATIVLPAGYPANLTNLACCPLPPMYPGSGLAIPPIALHTPWGTYNSCPPSTSPAVPLPPKASHMTVDKNALSPPPLPPPPPPPPPPPPPPPSHAELQNHAGLQDGMAETGDGFQEVLSLAESPVPPRSDKFSKKNRKRADGRAEEANVPQLAEGSKSKKEGRALGDFNALISSPRLGGRDKKKVKGPKEQLKAKKLSKATANSEFQDSSDSEPELFISGDELLNQCQSGKKGWKTKRNLRAASELEEMRCRKANEKEDRGLGSQGFVYVMANKQPLWNEATQVYQLDFGGRVTQESAKNFQIELEGRQVMQFGRIDGNAYILDFQYPFSAVQAFAVALANVTQRLK; this is encoded by the exons GTGGTCCTGGTGCGATGGAACGAGCCCTTCCAGAAACTGGCCACCTGCGACACCGACGGCGGCATCTTTGTTTGGATCCAATACGAGGGCCGCTGGTCGGTAGAGCTGGTCAACGACCGCGGAGCTCAG GTGAGCGATTTCACGTGGTCGCACGACGGCACTCAGGCGCTCATCTCCTATCGCGACGGCTTTGTCCTGGTGGGGTCCGTCAGCGGGCAGAGACACTGGTCATCCGAGATCAACCTTGAGAGTCAGATCACGTGCGGGATTTGGACGCCCGACGACCAGCAG GTTTTGTTTGGCACCGCCGACGGCCAGGTGATCGTGATGGACTGCCACGGGCGCATGCTAGCCCACATCCTGCTGCACGAGTCGGACGGCATCGTCAGCATGTCGTGGAACTACCCGAATTTCCTGGTGGAGGACAGCAGCGAGAGCGACACAGATTCCGACGACTACCCGCCGCAGCAAG TGCGCAGCCACAAACCTCTGCTCACAGTTAGCTTCACATCTGGAGACATTAGCCTGATGAACAACTACGATGACCTCTCGCCCACCCTCATCCGCACTGGCCTGAAAG ATGTGGTCGTCCAGTGGTGCTCGCAGGGGAACCTTCTGTCGGTGGCCGGCATGGAGAAGACGCTCCTCTCTCACGACCCCTCTTGTACTTCTCCTACGAGGAACGCCATGGTCAAGTTCTATAATGTCCGGGGTGAACACATCTACACACTGGAAACACCAGCGCAG CGCCCCATCACCACGCTCTGCTGGGGTCACCGGGACAGCCGCCTCTTCCTGGCGTGCGGGCCGGCGCTCTACGTGGTGCGGGTGGAGCACCGCATTGCCAACCTGCAGCTGCTCTGCCAGCAGGTCATCGCCACGGCCGTGAAGGAGGAGAAAGACGTGGCTAAGCTCACCATGCCGTCACGTCTCTGCTCCTACGTCACTTCCGCTTTCATCCCCACCATCAGG CAGCCCATTCCGGACCCCAACAAAATGCTCGACTTTGTGAGCTACCCAACAGCTGGCAATGAGCGTCTGCATTGCACAATGAAGCGCACGGAGGACAACCCAGAAGTGGGCGGGCCCTGCTACACTTTGTACTTGGAGTACTTAGGCGGTCTGGTGCCCATCTTAAAAGGTCGACGCATCAGTAAATTGCGGCCGGAGTTTGTCATTATGGATCCCAAGACGGATGGAAAAACAG ATGAAATATATGGCAACAGCCTGATATCAGcgatgattgacagctgcaaCTGCTCCGACTCCAGCGACATTGAGCTCAGCGACGACTGGGTCGGCAAGAAGTCTCCAAAGATATCCCGGGGCAGTAAGTCCCCCAAGCTTCCCAG AGACTTAGTTTGTCCCTTTACCAACAGAATCAACATCGATCCCAGGAAATCGCCTAAACTCTCTCGCACCGCCCAGGAAGTTTCCAGATCACCACGTCTACCCATACGCAAACCCTCCATTGGCTCGCCCAGTCTAACGCGGAGAGAATTCCCTTTAGATGACATCACTCAG CAAAACTACCTTGCTCAGGTCACATCAAATATTTGGGGAACAAAATTCAAGATTGTGGGCCTCGCTGCATTTCTACCAACAAACCTCGGTGCAG TCATCTACAAAACCAGCCTCCTCCACCTGCAGCCCAGACAGATGACAATTTACCTGCCGGAGGTGCGCAAGATCTCCATGGAGTACATCAACCTGCCCGTCTTCAGCCCCAACGTCTTCAGTGAGGACGAAGACGACTTGCCCGTGTCGGGCCCCGCTGGGGGCACAGACGACAACCCGCCCTGCACGGTCAACATTCCCATTGCCCCTATCCACAGTCCCGCCCAGGCCATGTCCCCCGCCCAGAGTATCGGCCTGGTCCAGTCCCTGCTTGCCAATCAAAATGTTCAGCTGGATGTTCTAAGCAACCCCACGGCCACTTCTCCTGgagctgctgcttctgcttctgctACTTCCGACCAAAGCCAAGATGCCGCGCTTACAGCCCACTACACGGTCCCAACCAGATACTCCAGTCCTGGTCAGGTCATCTTTGGAGGGCTAGACATGAGTCGCCTCACTGTCGGAGCCTCGCAGtctcatcatcagcagcagcagttaCATCAGCTCCAACAACAGCAGCACCAACAACAGctccagcagcaacagcagcagcagatgctgcagcaacagcagcaacatCAACAACTActtcagcaacaacagcagcagcttcagcagcagctccaacagatgcaacagcagcagcagcaacaaaaaCTACAGCAGCAACAAATGCTTcagatgcagcagcagcagcagcagcagcagcagcagcagcagcagcagcagcagcagcagcagcagcagcagcagcagcagcagcagcagcagcagcagcagcagcagcagcagcagcagcagcagcagcagcagcagcagcagcagcagcagcagcagcagcagcagcagcagcttcacATTCAAATCCCCGTTTCCTCCATGTCGTCAGCACAGACCTCAGTGCTTCCGACGGGGGCGCTGCAGATCCAGATCCCTCACCCGCCACCTGATCTCGTTGAAAGAGGAGCTGCGGGTGAACATGAGACCCTGCTGAAAATAAAGACCACGCGTTCGGGTCCGCAGCTGGCCGAAGCCGACACGGTGGTGTTCAGCGCGCCGCTGGAGCTGAGTAAAATGAATCCCCCTCCTCCTTATCCTGGAACTGTGCCCTCTTCTATGTCGGCCTCCGGCGTGCCCTCAAACGCCTTATCGGGAACAATTGGGAACTCCCCTGGAACGCCACCGCCTGGTGATCTGAGTGCAAAGAAAGCAGATATCCAACTTTATCCCCCGAGTCAGCACCAAGGCCAGTACCCCACACCGCTAGGCTACGAGCGAATCACCACCTTTGACAGCAGCGGTAACGTGGAAGAAGTCTGTCGTCCTCGAACCCGTCTCGTCTGCAATCAAAATGTCTACAGCTTGCAAGGGCCGGGAAGCTCCGCCACCCTCAGGGTCACCTCCTCTGCATCCTCCTCGGCAGAAGGCAAGAAGATCCAGCTGCCCTACAGCTCCGCCACACTCAACAGACTTACCGCACCTCGCTATTCCATACCGAGCGGAGACCCTCCCCCGTATCCGGACCCGGCCAATCAGAGTAGCGGCAGGAATCCTGGACAAAAGCTGGATAGCAGTCTCATCCACGCCACTCTCAGGAGGAACAGCCGAGAGGCCACTCTCAAAGTGTCCCAAATGATGGAGCCGCCCAGACCGCTGCCGCcaaaaactaaaaataacaGTGCACTGGCGGCCTCCTACCAGCAGAGAGTGCAAACTGCCTTATACACCTGCAGTCAGTGTAGCAGCGGGTCCAGCGTTGGAGTCACGGCTCCGGGCAGCGCCAATGGGATAGCGGGGGGCACCATCATCAGGCAAGATTTTCCTCCTGGGAACGGTGCGCCGCACAGCACAGTCATCGTACACTCCAACAGCGGCACCCCTCTGGGCTCGCAGTCCTCTTACAGCCTGCTCAGCTCACTGGAAGGACCCGGACCTACAGCGCTGGGAGCGAGCAGTGGCCGAGAGCGCGTCGATTATGTTAATTCAGCGTTTACCGAGGACGAAACGCTCAATCAGTCCCTCAGGCATTTGGCTTTGGGAGGAAATGATGCGTCAGGCTTGCTGTTTAAACGCCCGCCTCCCTATCAGTGGGACCCCGCCGCCACGGAGGAGGTGTGGGTCCCTCAGGAACGGGGTGCCATGCTCAACCCCGCCGGCCATCCACTACCACACAAGCCGCCGCCGCTTATTCTCAGCCCAGCTCAGCACTTGGACGTGTCCAGGCTGCCTTACATGCTGTCTCCCAGGTCGCCCACCACCCCCGGCGCCGGGTCCTTTCAAGCCGGCTACCAGATTTCTCTCCAGTATCCCCAAGTTGCTGCCTACCCCGCAGTGCTCACGTCACCTAGACCCTGTTCCTCCTCAAAAGAGGTGGGTGGCCCCGTGTCTCTCTCACAGCAGGATGCCACCATTGTCCTACCTGCCGGTTACCCCGCCAATCTAACCAACCTGGCCTGTTGCCCTCTACCACCTATGTACCCTGGTTCCGGGCTCGCCATTCCCCCCATCGCCCTCCACACACCTTGGGGTACGTACAACTCGTGCCCCCCTTCTACCAGTCCTGCTGTGCCCCTACCGCCCAAAGCTTCCCATATGACGGTAGACAAAAATGCTCTCTCACCACCACCGCTgcctccgcctcctccacctcctccaccaccaccacccccgcCACCATCACACGCGGAACTGCAGAACCACGCGGGGCTACAAGACGGCATGGCAGAAACCGGGGACGGTTTCCAGGAAGTGTTGTCTTTAGCCGAGAGCCCTGTGCCACCTCGTTCGGACAAGTTCAGCAAGAAGAACCGCAAGAGGGCGGATGGGAGGGCGGAGGAGGCCAACGTGCCGCAACTGGCTGAAGGGAGCAAGTCCAAAAAGGAGGGCAGGGCACTGGGGGACTTCAACGCCCTCATCTCCAGCCCACGGCTGGGAGGGAGGGACAAGAAAAAGGTGAAAGGACCAAAGGAGCAGCTAAAGGCCAAGAAGCTGAGCAAGGCCACCGCCAACAGCGAGTTCCAGGACAGCTCGGATAGCGAGCCAGAGCTTTTCATCAGCGGGGACGAGCTCCTCAACCAGTGCCAGAGCGGGAAAAAAGGCTGGAAGACCAAGAGGAACCTCAGGGCGGCCAGCGAACTGGAGGAGATGAGGTGTCGCAAGGCCAATGAGAAGGAGGACCGAGGGCTGGGCAGCCAGGGCTTCGTGTACGTCATGGCCAACAAACAGCCTCTGTGGAATGAAGCCACGCAGGTCTACCAGTTGGACTTTGGCGGTCGCGTCACGCAGGAATCCGCCAAGAATTTTCAGATTGAACTCGAGGGCAGGCAG GTGATGCAATTCGGCCGCATCGACGGCAATGCCTACATCCTGGACTTTCAGTATCCCTTCTCCGCCGTGCAGGCCTTCGCGGTGGCTTTGGCCAATGTTACGCAACGCCTCAAATGA
- the tulp4a gene encoding tubby-related protein 4a isoform X3, translating into MFASVEHGSVLCSDSNILCLSWKGRVPKSEKEKPVCRKRYYEEGWLATGNGRGVVGVTFTSSHCRRDRPTPQRVNFNLRGHNSEVVLVRWNEPFQKLATCDTDGGIFVWIQYEGRWSVELVNDRGAQVSDFTWSHDGTQALISYRDGFVLVGSVSGQRHWSSEINLESQITCGIWTPDDQQVLFGTADGQVIVMDCHGRMLAHILLHESDGIVSMSWNYPNFLVEDSSESDTDSDDYPPQQVRSHKPLLTVSFTSGDISLMNNYDDLSPTLIRTGLKDVVVQWCSQGNLLSVAGMEKTLLSHDPSCTSPTRNAMVKFYNVRGEHIYTLETPAQRPITTLCWGHRDSRLFLACGPALYVVRVEHRIANLQLLCQQVIATAVKEEKDVAKLTMPSRLCSYVTSAFIPTIRQPIPDPNKMLDFVSYPTAGNERLHCTMKRTEDNPEVGGPCYTLYLEYLGGLVPILKGRRISKLRPEFVIMDPKTDGKTDEIYGNSLISAMIDSCNCSDSSDIELSDDWVGKKSPKISRGSKSPKLPRINIDPRKSPKLSRTAQEVSRSPRLPIRKPSIGSPSLTRREFPLDDITQQNYLAQVTSNIWGTKFKIVGLAAFLPTNLGAVIYKTSLLHLQPRQMTIYLPEVRKISMEYINLPVFSPNVFSEDEDDLPVSGPAGGTDDNPPCTVNIPIAPIHSPAQAMSPAQSIGLVQSLLANQNVQLDVLSNPTATSPGAAASASATSDQSQDAALTAHYTVPTRYSSPGQVIFGGLDMSRLTVGASQSHHQQQQLHQLQQQQHQQQLQQQQQQQMLQQQQQHQQLLQQQQQQLQQQLQQMQQQQQQQKLQQQQMLQMQQQQQQQQQQQQQQQQQQQQQQQQQQQQQQQQQQQQQQQQQQQQQQQQQQQQQQQQLHIQIPVSSMSSAQTSVLPTGALQIQIPHPPPDLVERGAAGEHETLLKIKTTRSGPQLAEADTVVFSAPLELSKMNPPPPYPGTVPSSMSASGVPSNALSGTIGNSPGTPPPGDLSAKKADIQLYPPSQHQGQYPTPLGYERITTFDSSGNVEEVCRPRTRLVCNQNVYSLQGPGSSATLRVTSSASSSAEGKKIQLPYSSATLNRLTAPRYSIPSGDPPPYPDPANQSSGRNPGQKLDSSLIHATLRRNSREATLKVSQMMEPPRPLPPKTKNNSALAASYQQRVQTALYTCSQCSSGSSVGVTAPGSANGIAGGTIIRQDFPPGNGAPHSTVIVHSNSGTPLGSQSSYSLLSSLEGPGPTALGASSGRERVDYVNSAFTEDETLNQSLRHLALGGNDASGLLFKRPPPYQWDPAATEEVWVPQERGAMLNPAGHPLPHKPPPLILSPAQHLDVSRLPYMLSPRSPTTPGAGSFQAGYQISLQYPQVAAYPAVLTSPRPCSSSKEVGGPVSLSQQDATIVLPAGYPANLTNLACCPLPPMYPGSGLAIPPIALHTPWGTYNSCPPSTSPAVPLPPKASHMTVDKNALSPPPLPPPPPPPPPPPPPPPSHAELQNHAGLQDGMAETGDGFQEVLSLAESPVPPRSDKFSKKNRKRADGRAEEANVPQLAEGSKSKKEGRALGDFNALISSPRLGGRDKKKVKGPKEQLKAKKLSKATANSEFQDSSDSEPELFISGDELLNQCQSGKKGWKTKRNLRAASELEEMRCRKANEKEDRGLGSQGFVYVMANKQPLWNEATQVYQLDFGGRVTQESAKNFQIELEGRQVMQFGRIDGNAYILDFQYPFSAVQAFAVALANVTQRLK; encoded by the exons GTGGTCCTGGTGCGATGGAACGAGCCCTTCCAGAAACTGGCCACCTGCGACACCGACGGCGGCATCTTTGTTTGGATCCAATACGAGGGCCGCTGGTCGGTAGAGCTGGTCAACGACCGCGGAGCTCAG GTGAGCGATTTCACGTGGTCGCACGACGGCACTCAGGCGCTCATCTCCTATCGCGACGGCTTTGTCCTGGTGGGGTCCGTCAGCGGGCAGAGACACTGGTCATCCGAGATCAACCTTGAGAGTCAGATCACGTGCGGGATTTGGACGCCCGACGACCAGCAG GTTTTGTTTGGCACCGCCGACGGCCAGGTGATCGTGATGGACTGCCACGGGCGCATGCTAGCCCACATCCTGCTGCACGAGTCGGACGGCATCGTCAGCATGTCGTGGAACTACCCGAATTTCCTGGTGGAGGACAGCAGCGAGAGCGACACAGATTCCGACGACTACCCGCCGCAGCAAG TGCGCAGCCACAAACCTCTGCTCACAGTTAGCTTCACATCTGGAGACATTAGCCTGATGAACAACTACGATGACCTCTCGCCCACCCTCATCCGCACTGGCCTGAAAG ATGTGGTCGTCCAGTGGTGCTCGCAGGGGAACCTTCTGTCGGTGGCCGGCATGGAGAAGACGCTCCTCTCTCACGACCCCTCTTGTACTTCTCCTACGAGGAACGCCATGGTCAAGTTCTATAATGTCCGGGGTGAACACATCTACACACTGGAAACACCAGCGCAG CGCCCCATCACCACGCTCTGCTGGGGTCACCGGGACAGCCGCCTCTTCCTGGCGTGCGGGCCGGCGCTCTACGTGGTGCGGGTGGAGCACCGCATTGCCAACCTGCAGCTGCTCTGCCAGCAGGTCATCGCCACGGCCGTGAAGGAGGAGAAAGACGTGGCTAAGCTCACCATGCCGTCACGTCTCTGCTCCTACGTCACTTCCGCTTTCATCCCCACCATCAGG CAGCCCATTCCGGACCCCAACAAAATGCTCGACTTTGTGAGCTACCCAACAGCTGGCAATGAGCGTCTGCATTGCACAATGAAGCGCACGGAGGACAACCCAGAAGTGGGCGGGCCCTGCTACACTTTGTACTTGGAGTACTTAGGCGGTCTGGTGCCCATCTTAAAAGGTCGACGCATCAGTAAATTGCGGCCGGAGTTTGTCATTATGGATCCCAAGACGGATGGAAAAACAG ATGAAATATATGGCAACAGCCTGATATCAGcgatgattgacagctgcaaCTGCTCCGACTCCAGCGACATTGAGCTCAGCGACGACTGGGTCGGCAAGAAGTCTCCAAAGATATCCCGGGGCAGTAAGTCCCCCAAGCTTCCCAG AATCAACATCGATCCCAGGAAATCGCCTAAACTCTCTCGCACCGCCCAGGAAGTTTCCAGATCACCACGTCTACCCATACGCAAACCCTCCATTGGCTCGCCCAGTCTAACGCGGAGAGAATTCCCTTTAGATGACATCACTCAG CAAAACTACCTTGCTCAGGTCACATCAAATATTTGGGGAACAAAATTCAAGATTGTGGGCCTCGCTGCATTTCTACCAACAAACCTCGGTGCAG TCATCTACAAAACCAGCCTCCTCCACCTGCAGCCCAGACAGATGACAATTTACCTGCCGGAGGTGCGCAAGATCTCCATGGAGTACATCAACCTGCCCGTCTTCAGCCCCAACGTCTTCAGTGAGGACGAAGACGACTTGCCCGTGTCGGGCCCCGCTGGGGGCACAGACGACAACCCGCCCTGCACGGTCAACATTCCCATTGCCCCTATCCACAGTCCCGCCCAGGCCATGTCCCCCGCCCAGAGTATCGGCCTGGTCCAGTCCCTGCTTGCCAATCAAAATGTTCAGCTGGATGTTCTAAGCAACCCCACGGCCACTTCTCCTGgagctgctgcttctgcttctgctACTTCCGACCAAAGCCAAGATGCCGCGCTTACAGCCCACTACACGGTCCCAACCAGATACTCCAGTCCTGGTCAGGTCATCTTTGGAGGGCTAGACATGAGTCGCCTCACTGTCGGAGCCTCGCAGtctcatcatcagcagcagcagttaCATCAGCTCCAACAACAGCAGCACCAACAACAGctccagcagcaacagcagcagcagatgctgcagcaacagcagcaacatCAACAACTActtcagcaacaacagcagcagcttcagcagcagctccaacagatgcaacagcagcagcagcaacaaaaaCTACAGCAGCAACAAATGCTTcagatgcagcagcagcagcagcagcagcagcagcagcagcagcagcagcagcagcagcagcagcagcagcagcagcagcagcagcagcagcagcagcagcagcagcagcagcagcagcagcagcagcagcagcagcagcagcagcagcagcagcagcagcagcagcagcagcagcttcacATTCAAATCCCCGTTTCCTCCATGTCGTCAGCACAGACCTCAGTGCTTCCGACGGGGGCGCTGCAGATCCAGATCCCTCACCCGCCACCTGATCTCGTTGAAAGAGGAGCTGCGGGTGAACATGAGACCCTGCTGAAAATAAAGACCACGCGTTCGGGTCCGCAGCTGGCCGAAGCCGACACGGTGGTGTTCAGCGCGCCGCTGGAGCTGAGTAAAATGAATCCCCCTCCTCCTTATCCTGGAACTGTGCCCTCTTCTATGTCGGCCTCCGGCGTGCCCTCAAACGCCTTATCGGGAACAATTGGGAACTCCCCTGGAACGCCACCGCCTGGTGATCTGAGTGCAAAGAAAGCAGATATCCAACTTTATCCCCCGAGTCAGCACCAAGGCCAGTACCCCACACCGCTAGGCTACGAGCGAATCACCACCTTTGACAGCAGCGGTAACGTGGAAGAAGTCTGTCGTCCTCGAACCCGTCTCGTCTGCAATCAAAATGTCTACAGCTTGCAAGGGCCGGGAAGCTCCGCCACCCTCAGGGTCACCTCCTCTGCATCCTCCTCGGCAGAAGGCAAGAAGATCCAGCTGCCCTACAGCTCCGCCACACTCAACAGACTTACCGCACCTCGCTATTCCATACCGAGCGGAGACCCTCCCCCGTATCCGGACCCGGCCAATCAGAGTAGCGGCAGGAATCCTGGACAAAAGCTGGATAGCAGTCTCATCCACGCCACTCTCAGGAGGAACAGCCGAGAGGCCACTCTCAAAGTGTCCCAAATGATGGAGCCGCCCAGACCGCTGCCGCcaaaaactaaaaataacaGTGCACTGGCGGCCTCCTACCAGCAGAGAGTGCAAACTGCCTTATACACCTGCAGTCAGTGTAGCAGCGGGTCCAGCGTTGGAGTCACGGCTCCGGGCAGCGCCAATGGGATAGCGGGGGGCACCATCATCAGGCAAGATTTTCCTCCTGGGAACGGTGCGCCGCACAGCACAGTCATCGTACACTCCAACAGCGGCACCCCTCTGGGCTCGCAGTCCTCTTACAGCCTGCTCAGCTCACTGGAAGGACCCGGACCTACAGCGCTGGGAGCGAGCAGTGGCCGAGAGCGCGTCGATTATGTTAATTCAGCGTTTACCGAGGACGAAACGCTCAATCAGTCCCTCAGGCATTTGGCTTTGGGAGGAAATGATGCGTCAGGCTTGCTGTTTAAACGCCCGCCTCCCTATCAGTGGGACCCCGCCGCCACGGAGGAGGTGTGGGTCCCTCAGGAACGGGGTGCCATGCTCAACCCCGCCGGCCATCCACTACCACACAAGCCGCCGCCGCTTATTCTCAGCCCAGCTCAGCACTTGGACGTGTCCAGGCTGCCTTACATGCTGTCTCCCAGGTCGCCCACCACCCCCGGCGCCGGGTCCTTTCAAGCCGGCTACCAGATTTCTCTCCAGTATCCCCAAGTTGCTGCCTACCCCGCAGTGCTCACGTCACCTAGACCCTGTTCCTCCTCAAAAGAGGTGGGTGGCCCCGTGTCTCTCTCACAGCAGGATGCCACCATTGTCCTACCTGCCGGTTACCCCGCCAATCTAACCAACCTGGCCTGTTGCCCTCTACCACCTATGTACCCTGGTTCCGGGCTCGCCATTCCCCCCATCGCCCTCCACACACCTTGGGGTACGTACAACTCGTGCCCCCCTTCTACCAGTCCTGCTGTGCCCCTACCGCCCAAAGCTTCCCATATGACGGTAGACAAAAATGCTCTCTCACCACCACCGCTgcctccgcctcctccacctcctccaccaccaccacccccgcCACCATCACACGCGGAACTGCAGAACCACGCGGGGCTACAAGACGGCATGGCAGAAACCGGGGACGGTTTCCAGGAAGTGTTGTCTTTAGCCGAGAGCCCTGTGCCACCTCGTTCGGACAAGTTCAGCAAGAAGAACCGCAAGAGGGCGGATGGGAGGGCGGAGGAGGCCAACGTGCCGCAACTGGCTGAAGGGAGCAAGTCCAAAAAGGAGGGCAGGGCACTGGGGGACTTCAACGCCCTCATCTCCAGCCCACGGCTGGGAGGGAGGGACAAGAAAAAGGTGAAAGGACCAAAGGAGCAGCTAAAGGCCAAGAAGCTGAGCAAGGCCACCGCCAACAGCGAGTTCCAGGACAGCTCGGATAGCGAGCCAGAGCTTTTCATCAGCGGGGACGAGCTCCTCAACCAGTGCCAGAGCGGGAAAAAAGGCTGGAAGACCAAGAGGAACCTCAGGGCGGCCAGCGAACTGGAGGAGATGAGGTGTCGCAAGGCCAATGAGAAGGAGGACCGAGGGCTGGGCAGCCAGGGCTTCGTGTACGTCATGGCCAACAAACAGCCTCTGTGGAATGAAGCCACGCAGGTCTACCAGTTGGACTTTGGCGGTCGCGTCACGCAGGAATCCGCCAAGAATTTTCAGATTGAACTCGAGGGCAGGCAG GTGATGCAATTCGGCCGCATCGACGGCAATGCCTACATCCTGGACTTTCAGTATCCCTTCTCCGCCGTGCAGGCCTTCGCGGTGGCTTTGGCCAATGTTACGCAACGCCTCAAATGA